CCCGGCTCCTGGACAACGGCACGCCCGCCCCCGACGACTGGCGCGGTGGTGACGGACCGCTGGTGCTCGAGCGGGGGCCGGCCACCAACCCGCTCTTCGGCGCGTTCTTCCAGGCTGCGCAGGAGGCTGGCTACCCGCTGACCGACGACGTCAACGGCTACCGGCAGGAGGGGTTCGCGAGGTTCGACCGTAACGTCCACCGTGGCCGCCGGCTCTCCGCCGCCCGCGCCTACCTGCACCCGGTCCGCGACCGCAAGAACCTCAGGGTCGAGACGATGGCGACGGCGACCAAGGTGCGGTTCCGGGGCAAGCGCGCGGTTGGCGTCGACTACCTGCGCGGTGGCCGGCTGCGCCGGACGGTCGACGCCGGTCAGGTGATCCTGTGCGGCGGTGCCATCAACAGTCCCCAGCTGCTCCAGCTCTCCGGTGTCGGTGACGAGTCGCTGCTCCGGCAGCAGGGCGTCGACCTGGTCCACCACCTGCCTGGTGTGGGCGAGAACCTCCAGGACCACCTCGAGGTCTACATCCAGTACGCCTCCAAGCAGCCCGTCTCGATCGCGCCCGGCCTCCGCTGGCGCGCGCGTCCCGGTATCGCCTACCAGTGGCTGTTCCACCGCCGCGGCCTCGGCGCCACCAACCACTTCGAGGGTGGCGGTTTCGCCCGCAGCAACGACGAGGTCGACTACCCGAACCTGATGTTCCACTTCCTGCCCGTCGCCATCCGGTACGACGGCACCGCGCCGACCGAGGGGCACGGCTACCAGGTGCACATCGGCCCGATGTACGCCGACACGAGGGGTTGGGTCCGGATCAGGTCGCGGGACCCGAAGGTGCACCCGTCCATCCAGTTCAACTACCTCTCGACGCCGACCGACAAGAAGGAGTGGGTCGAGGCGGTCCGCGTTGCCCGCCACATCCTCAACCAGCCGGCGTTCACGCAGTACAACGCCGGCGAGCTGTCGCCGGGGCCAACGGTCGAGACCGACGAGGAGATCCTCGACTGGGTCCGAGCCGATGCCGAGACCGCCCTGCACCCGTCCTGCACCGCCAAGATGGGCGTCGACGACATGGCGGTCGTCGACCCGACCACCATGGGTGTGCACGGGACCCAGGGGTTACGCGTCGTCGACGCGTCGGTCTTCCCGTACGTTCCGAACGGCAACATCTACGCGCCGGTGATGATGGTGGCCGAGAAGGCCGCCGATCTCATCGCCGGCAACACCCCGCTCCCGCCGGCGGACGTGCCCTACTACCGCTATCGCGACGGCACCCCGCTCCATCCGCCCGGCGACCGCCGCAACGCCTTCGCCGACCACGAGGAGAACCCATGAGTGCCATCACCGACCAGCAGTCGCCCGTGGTCCCGGCGAGCACCGACGCCGCGCTGTCGGTACGCAACCTGTGGAAGATCTTCGGACCCCGCGCCGACAAGGTGATCGGTACGCCCGATGCCGATCTGTCGCGAGCCGACCTGAAGAAGAAGACCGGCTGCGTCGTGGGGGTCAAGGACGTGTCCTTCGACGTCGCGCCCGGCGAGGTCTTCGTCGTGATGGGCCTGTCGGGCTCCGGCAAGTCCACCCTGGTGCGCTGCCTGACCCGCCTGATCGAACCGACCTCGGGCACGGTCGACATCGGCGATCAGGACGTCACGCATGCCTCGGAGAGCGAGCTGCGCGACCTGCGCCGCAACCAGGTGTCCATGGTGTTCCAGCACTTCGGCCTCCTCCCGCACCGACAGGTGATCGACAACGTCGGCTACGGGCTGGAGATCCGGGGGATGGGCAAGAAGGAGCGCCGGGCCAAGGCCACGGAGATCATCGAGCTGGTCGGCCTCGACGGATACGAGCGCTCCTACCCCGACCAGCTGTCCGGTGGCATGCAGCAGCGGGTCGGCCTGGCCCGGGCCCTTGCCGGAGACCCCAACATCTTGTTGTTCGACGAGCCGTTCTCGGCGCTCGACCCGCTGATCCGCCGCGACATGCAGAACGAGGTCATCCGCCTGCACCACGAGCTCGGCAAGACCATGGTCTTCGTCACCCACGACCTGCAGGAGGCGCTCAAGCTCGGTGACCGGATCCTGATCATGCGGGACGGCGAGGTCGTCCAGATCGGCGCACCGGACGAGGTCGTGGGCGCCCCCGCTGACGACTACGTGCGTGACTTCACCTCCGAGGTGCCCCGCTCGCACGTGCTTACTCTCAAGTGGGTCATGCGCGAGCCCCGGCCCGACGACTCCTCCGAGGGTCCGGTGATGACCTCCGACACCGTCGTACGTCGTGCCGCCCAGGCCGCGCTCGCCTCGGACCATCCGGTGCGGGTGGTCGACGACGGCGTGCTCGTGGGCATCGTCGACGACGACGCGATCCTGCGGGTCGTGGTGGCCGAGGAGGAGGCGAGGGGATGACCGCAACGCTCGCACCTCCCCGGCCCGCCGATCCAAAACGCGAGGAGCCGCCCGCCGTCAAAGGCCGCGGCATCCCCCGCTGGGCCTGGGCGCTCGGCGTCGTGGGCGCGTGGCTGGTCATGTGGTCCTTCACCAAGGGCGAGCACACCCTGGAGCTCCCGGTCCGCGAGCACACCGATCTCCAGGACTCGCTGACGGGGTTCCGCGACTCCGTGCTGGCCAGCCGCGACACCAACCCGCTCATCCAGTTCACGTACAACCTGGGCGAGTGGTTCGTCTCGGTCGTCGACTGGCTCCAGCGGATGGTCTCGATCCCCGACTTCCCACGACCGGTGCCGCAGATCGGGTGGCTGGGCGTGACCGCGATCGCCACCTGGGTCGGCGCCGCCCTGGCTGGCTGGCGGATCGCGATCCTCGTCGCATTGTCGTTCGTCTCGTTCGGCGTCTTCGGCTTCTGGAGCGACGCGATCGACCTGCTGATCATCACGTTCGTCGCGGTCGTGATCGCGGTGCTGATCGGGATGCCGCTCGCCGTACTGCTCGGGACTGCCGGCAGGACCGTGACCTCGGCCATCAACACCGTGCTCGACATCATGCAGACGCTGCCGACGTTCGTGTACCTGCTGCCGATCGTGCTGTTCTTCGGCATCGGTGCCTCGGCAGCGGTGGTGTGCACCCTGATCTACGCGCTGCCCCCGATCATCCGGATCGCTGGCTACGGCATCCGCTCGGTGTCGGCGACCACCATCGAGGCCACCGACTCCGCGGGCCAGACCAGCAGGCAGCGGTTGACCAAGGTGCAGCTTCCGATGGCACGCGCGACCATCGTGGTCGGGCTCAACCAGACCATCATGGCGGCGCTCTCGATGGCGACGATCGCCTCCTTCGTCGACGGTCCCGGGCTCGGCCAGCCGGTGCTCTCCGCGCTGATCAAGAACGACGTCGGCGGGGCCTTCGTGCCGGGCATGCTGATCGTGGTGATGGCCGTGATGCTCGACCGCACCACGACCGCGGCCAGCGAGCGCGCCGAGCTGCTCGCCCGTGGCGGCGGGGACGCCCGGCTGAGGCGGATCATGCTTGCCGTGGCCGGCGCCGGAGTCCTCGTCGCGATCTGGGCCTCGCGCTACTACCCGTCGGCAGCCAAGTTCCCCGAGACGTCCTGGGGCCCGCGCGTCTCCGACCAGGTGGACCGCTTCTTCACCTGGTTCACCGACACGTTCGGTGGTGTGACGCAGGGCGTGGCCGACGCGATCACGGAGGGACTGCTGAACCCCCTCCAGTCGCTGATGGCGGAGTCGCCCTGGTGGCTTGCCGCTGCGGGCATCCTGGCCCTGGCCGCCGTTTTCGGTGGCTGGCGCGCGATGGTGCCGACGGTGATCTGCCTGGCGGGCGTCCGGCTGTTCGGCCTGTGGCACGACACGATGATCACCCTCAACATGACCCTGGTCGGCACGCTGCTCGTGATGGTCCTGGCGCTGGTCTTCGGGGTGTGGATGGCTCGGCGCAAGTCCGTCGACCTGCTGCTGCGGCCCTTGCTGGACGCCGGGCAGACCATCCCGCCGTTCGTCTACCTGATCCCGGTGCTCGCCCTTTTCGGTCCGTCGCGGTTCACCGCGATCGTCGCGGGTGTCGTCTACGCCGCCCCGGTGGCCATCAAGCTCGTCGCGGACGGTGTCAAGGCGGTCGCGCCCACCACCCTCGAGGCCTCCCGCTCGACGGGCTGCACCACCTGGCAGGAGATCACCAAGGTCCAGCTGCCGATGTCCCGAGGGTCGATCGTGCTCGCCGCTAACCAGGGACTGCTCTACGTCCTGGCGATGGTGGTCATCGGCGGCCTGGTCGGCGCCGGAGCGCTCGGCTACGACGTCGTACTCGGTTTCTCCCGCTCGGAGGAGTGGGGGAAGGGGGCGGCGGGCGGTCTCAGCATCGTGCTGCTGGGGATCATGATCGACCGGATCGCACGCGCGTCGGCGCACGAGGACAAGGCCACCAAGGACCCGACGAAGCGCCCGTGGTGGAAGGCCGCCAGGTGAGCGCCTGCGATCTCCAACAGACTGCACCGAACACGCACCACCAACCAAGGAGAAGAAATTGCGACACTCAAAGAAACGGGCCGGGGGCCTCCTCTCGGTTGCGGCGTGCGTGGCGCTTGCGCTCGCGGGCTGTGGCGGGAGCACGATCGACGACGAGACGTCGGCCAACAAGAGCCAGGCGGCGGAGACCGGTGACTGTGGCGAGCTGAACCTGGCGGTCAATCCATGGGTCGGCTTCGAGGCCGACGCCTACGTCGTGGGCCAGATCGCGCAGGAGCAGCTCGGCTGCAAGGTCAACTACAAGAACCTCAAGGAGGACGTCTCCTGGCAGGGGTTCGGGACCGGCGAGGTCGACGTGGTCATGGAGGACTGGGGCCACCCAGACCTGGAGAAGAAGTTCATGGAATCCGGTGACGGTAGTGCCACCGACATGGGACCGACGGGCAACGTAGGAATCATCGGCTGGTACGTCCCGCCGTGGCTCGCGGACAAGTACCCCGACATCCTCGACTACAAGAACCTCAACAAGTACGCCGACCAGTTCGCCACATCCGAGTCGGGCGGCAAGGGCCAGTTCCTCGGGGCCGACCCGTCGTACGTCCAGTTCGACGAGGCGATCGTCAGCAACCTCGACCTCGACTTCAAGGTCGTCTTCTCCGGCAGCGAGGCAGCCAGCATCACGGCCTTCCAGCAGGCGGAGAAGAACAAGGAGTTCCTGATCGGCTACTTCTACGCGCCGCAGTGGCTGTTCGCCGACCTCCCGCTGGCGCAAGTCAAGCTTCCTCCCTACGAGGAGGGGTGCCAGGACGACCCGGCCAAGGTGTCCTGTGACTACCCAGAGACCGTGCTGAAGAAGGTCGTCTCCACCGAGTGGATGGATGAGGGTTCGGCGGCCGTCGACCTGGTCAAGGGCTTCGAGTGGACCAACGACGACCAGAACCTCGTGGCGAAGTACATCTCCGAGGACGGCATGGAGCCCGCGGACGCCGCCGCGAAGTGGGTCGAGGAGAACCCGGACAAGGTCGACGCCTGGATGTCCTGATCGCGACTGGTCCTTGGCCCGGACGGGATGCCCTGGCCGGGCCAACGCCACTCCTGAAGGCCCTGGTGATCCTGGTCGCCGGGCCGTTCATGCTGATCCTGAGCGGCCCGTGCCTGCGCAACTGCGTGCGCGTCCCCGGTCTCCTTGACAGTGGCCGGGGACGTCGGCGTACATTTGAGTTGTTTCATATAGCGCAACGTGTTGCGCATCACGCAACAGGAGGCAAGCCATGGCCCAGGTCCCCACCACCGCAGATGTCGTCGTCATCGGCGCCGGCATCGTCGGCAACAGCCTCGTCGACCACCTCACCCGGCTGGGGTGGAAGAACGTCGTCCAGATCGACAAGGGGCCGCTGCCCAACCCGGGTGGGTCCACCGGGCACGCCTCCAACTTCATCTTCACCGTCGACCACTCCCGCGAGATCACCGACCTGACCCTCGACTCGGTGCGGCAGTACCAGGAGATGGGTGTGTTCACCCAGTCGGGCGGCTTCGAGATCGCCCGGACCGAGGAGCGCATGGAGGAGCTGCGCCGGCGCATGTCGAGCGCGAAGGCGTGGGGCATCGAGTCCGAGCTGGTCACTCCTGCGTTCGTCAAGGAGAAGGTGCCGTTCATCGAGGCCGACCAGTTCATCGGCGCCTTCTGGACCCCAGGCGTCGGCGTGGTCGACTCGCTGCGCGCCGGCACGATCATGCGTGAGCGGGCGCTGGCGACCGGCGAGCTGACCGTCGTACCCACCGTCGAGGTCGTCGGCCTCGACACCGAGGACGGCCCGCACGCACAGCGCCGCATCACCCGGGTGCGTACGACGGGCGGCGACATCGAGGCCGGCACCGTCGTCATCGCGGCCGGCGTCTGGAGCCCCAAGCTCGGCGACATGGCCGGCATCAGCATCCCGCTGACCCCCGCCGTGCACCAGATGATCAGCGTCGGCCCGTGCCCGCAGCTGGCCGGAGAACACGGAGAGATCACCGGCGAGATCAATTTTCCGATCGTCCGCGACATGGACACGTTCTGCTACGAGCGCCAGCACGGCGCCGACATGGAAGTCGGCTCCTACGCCCACCGCGCGATCCTGCACGAGCCCGAGGACATCCCCTCGATCGAGCAGGCC
This is a stretch of genomic DNA from Nocardioides sp. InS609-2. It encodes these proteins:
- the betA gene encoding choline dehydrogenase — protein: MSADRYDVVIVGGGSAGCALANRLSADPGTSVLVLEAGRSDHRIDPFIHMPAALPIPIGNRLYDWKYETDPEPHMNGRRVSHARGKILGGSSSINGMIFQRGNPLDYERWGADPGMKEWDYLHCLPYFKRMETRLLDNGTPAPDDWRGGDGPLVLERGPATNPLFGAFFQAAQEAGYPLTDDVNGYRQEGFARFDRNVHRGRRLSAARAYLHPVRDRKNLRVETMATATKVRFRGKRAVGVDYLRGGRLRRTVDAGQVILCGGAINSPQLLQLSGVGDESLLRQQGVDLVHHLPGVGENLQDHLEVYIQYASKQPVSIAPGLRWRARPGIAYQWLFHRRGLGATNHFEGGGFARSNDEVDYPNLMFHFLPVAIRYDGTAPTEGHGYQVHIGPMYADTRGWVRIRSRDPKVHPSIQFNYLSTPTDKKEWVEAVRVARHILNQPAFTQYNAGELSPGPTVETDEEILDWVRADAETALHPSCTAKMGVDDMAVVDPTTMGVHGTQGLRVVDASVFPYVPNGNIYAPVMMVAEKAADLIAGNTPLPPADVPYYRYRDGTPLHPPGDRRNAFADHEENP
- a CDS encoding betaine/proline/choline family ABC transporter ATP-binding protein (Members of the family are the ATP-binding subunit of ABC transporters for substrates such as betaine, L-proline or other amino acids, choline, carnitine, etc. The substrate specificity is best determined from the substrate-binding subunit, rather than this subunit, as it interacts with the permease subunit and not with substrate directly.) — its product is MSAITDQQSPVVPASTDAALSVRNLWKIFGPRADKVIGTPDADLSRADLKKKTGCVVGVKDVSFDVAPGEVFVVMGLSGSGKSTLVRCLTRLIEPTSGTVDIGDQDVTHASESELRDLRRNQVSMVFQHFGLLPHRQVIDNVGYGLEIRGMGKKERRAKATEIIELVGLDGYERSYPDQLSGGMQQRVGLARALAGDPNILLFDEPFSALDPLIRRDMQNEVIRLHHELGKTMVFVTHDLQEALKLGDRILIMRDGEVVQIGAPDEVVGAPADDYVRDFTSEVPRSHVLTLKWVMREPRPDDSSEGPVMTSDTVVRRAAQAALASDHPVRVVDDGVLVGIVDDDAILRVVVAEEEARG
- a CDS encoding ABC transporter permease subunit → MTATLAPPRPADPKREEPPAVKGRGIPRWAWALGVVGAWLVMWSFTKGEHTLELPVREHTDLQDSLTGFRDSVLASRDTNPLIQFTYNLGEWFVSVVDWLQRMVSIPDFPRPVPQIGWLGVTAIATWVGAALAGWRIAILVALSFVSFGVFGFWSDAIDLLIITFVAVVIAVLIGMPLAVLLGTAGRTVTSAINTVLDIMQTLPTFVYLLPIVLFFGIGASAAVVCTLIYALPPIIRIAGYGIRSVSATTIEATDSAGQTSRQRLTKVQLPMARATIVVGLNQTIMAALSMATIASFVDGPGLGQPVLSALIKNDVGGAFVPGMLIVVMAVMLDRTTTAASERAELLARGGGDARLRRIMLAVAGAGVLVAIWASRYYPSAAKFPETSWGPRVSDQVDRFFTWFTDTFGGVTQGVADAITEGLLNPLQSLMAESPWWLAAAGILALAAVFGGWRAMVPTVICLAGVRLFGLWHDTMITLNMTLVGTLLVMVLALVFGVWMARRKSVDLLLRPLLDAGQTIPPFVYLIPVLALFGPSRFTAIVAGVVYAAPVAIKLVADGVKAVAPTTLEASRSTGCTTWQEITKVQLPMSRGSIVLAANQGLLYVLAMVVIGGLVGAGALGYDVVLGFSRSEEWGKGAAGGLSIVLLGIMIDRIARASAHEDKATKDPTKRPWWKAAR
- a CDS encoding ABC transporter substrate-binding protein: MRHSKKRAGGLLSVAACVALALAGCGGSTIDDETSANKSQAAETGDCGELNLAVNPWVGFEADAYVVGQIAQEQLGCKVNYKNLKEDVSWQGFGTGEVDVVMEDWGHPDLEKKFMESGDGSATDMGPTGNVGIIGWYVPPWLADKYPDILDYKNLNKYADQFATSESGGKGQFLGADPSYVQFDEAIVSNLDLDFKVVFSGSEAASITAFQQAEKNKEFLIGYFYAPQWLFADLPLAQVKLPPYEEGCQDDPAKVSCDYPETVLKKVVSTEWMDEGSAAVDLVKGFEWTNDDQNLVAKYISEDGMEPADAAAKWVEENPDKVDAWMS